GCGAGTTCTATTGTTTATGGATTGGTGAATTTCAGGGCAATGATGAACCAAGGGTTTGACTTGAACGAGTTTGTCGGTTAACATCAGGAATTAAAAGATATAAGGGCTGACGCCCTTATAATTATGCAAGAGGTCTAATATAAAGCCCTATATCAAACATAAGAAAAGGTTTAACGATATGATGAAATCAGAAGGAAATGTATTGTTTAGACGTAAAAATCATTTAATTAAGGCATCTTTATGAAAAATAAAACGTTTTATGTTACTACGCCAATTTACTATGTTACTGCAGTTCCTCATATAGGAACAGCATATACAACAATAGCTGCAGATGTTTTGGCGCGCTGGCATCGCCTTAAGGGAGATGATGTATTTTTCCTTACAGGAACTGATGAGCACGGCGAAAAAGTGCAGGAGGCTGCGAAAAAAGCAGGCAAAGAGCCGCAGGAATTTGTGGATTCTCTTGCGCCAAAATTCAAGGATGCCTGGTCAAAATTGAATATTTCTTACGATAAATTCATTCGCACAACTGATGCAGAGCACGAAAAAGCAGTTATGGAACTCATCAAAAAAGTGCATGCATCTGGCGATATTTACAAAGGCATGTATGAAGGATGGTACTGCGTTCCTGATGAAACGTTCTATACAGAACTTCAGCTGGTTGATGGCAAATGCCCTGTGTGCAAAAGGGAAGTCAAAAAAGTAAAAGAAGAGTCTTATTTTTTTAACTTGTCAAAGTATCAAAAACCGCTTCTTGATTTTTACAAAAAGAACCCTGAGTTTCTTTCGCCGAAATACCGCGCGCAAGAGATAATAAATCGTGTCCAAGGCGGCTTAAAGGATTTGAGCATCACGCGCACATCTTTCGCATGGGGGATTCCGTTTCCGCTTGATACAGGTCATGTTACTTATGTCTGGTTTGATGCGCTACCGAATTACATAACTGCGCTTGGCTGGCCCGAGGGTGAAGAATTCAAAAAATTCTGGCCTGCTGATGTTCATTTAATCGGAAAGGAGATAAATTGGTTTCACTCAGTGATATGGCCTGCGATGCTGATGTCTGCGGAAATGGATCTTCCGAAAAAAGTCTTTGCGCACGGATGGTGGACCGTAAACGGCGAGAAAATGTCAAAATCGCGCGGCAATGTCGTTGATCCAATTGTACTTTCAGAGAAATATTCTGTTGATGTAATAAGATACTTCCTTTTGCGCGAGGTTCCTTTTGGAACAGACGGCGATTTTTCAGAAGCCGCGCTTGTGGCAAGAATCAACAGCGACCTTGCGGATGATTTGGGAAACCTTTTGTCAAGGACCCTCGCAATGGTTGAAAAATATTTTGGCGGAAAAATACCTGGGTCAAAAACACATGCCAAAATATTGGTGGATGCATCGGATATTGTTTCAGAAGTGGATGCAAAAATAGACGCGCTTGAATTCTCAGAAGCTTTGCAGACCATATGGGGTTTTGCAAAAACATGCAACAAATACATAACTGATGTTAAGCCGTGGGATCTTTACAAGAACAAAAAAGAGGATGAGCTTGCATCGGTCATATACAGCCTTGTAGAATCAATACGGATAATCGCGATTTTGATAATTCCATATATGCCTTCAAAATCCGCGGAAATTCTTGCGCAATTAAATGTTCCGTCAGAAAAAATTACGCTAAAAGACGCAAAATGGGGCGGGCTTAAATCAGGTACAGAGGTAAAAAAAGGCAATGTTCTTTTCAGAAAAATGGAATTGACGCAGGATCCTTTTGAAAAACTGGATTTGCGCGTTGCAAAAATTCTCGATGTCAAAGAGCATCCCGATGCAGAGAAATTATATGTTGTTCAGATTGATGTTGGCGGCGAAAAATCATCTCATTCTGCTTTGCAGAATTCGAAGCTTTTTGACTCTTCGAGTCAAAAACGGCAACTAGTTGCAGGGCTTCGCGAATATTATCAAAAAGAG
The genomic region above belongs to Nanoarchaeota archaeon and contains:
- the metG gene encoding methionine--tRNA ligase, with the protein product MKNKTFYVTTPIYYVTAVPHIGTAYTTIAADVLARWHRLKGDDVFFLTGTDEHGEKVQEAAKKAGKEPQEFVDSLAPKFKDAWSKLNISYDKFIRTTDAEHEKAVMELIKKVHASGDIYKGMYEGWYCVPDETFYTELQLVDGKCPVCKREVKKVKEESYFFNLSKYQKPLLDFYKKNPEFLSPKYRAQEIINRVQGGLKDLSITRTSFAWGIPFPLDTGHVTYVWFDALPNYITALGWPEGEEFKKFWPADVHLIGKEINWFHSVIWPAMLMSAEMDLPKKVFAHGWWTVNGEKMSKSRGNVVDPIVLSEKYSVDVIRYFLLREVPFGTDGDFSEAALVARINSDLADDLGNLLSRTLAMVEKYFGGKIPGSKTHAKILVDASDIVSEVDAKIDALEFSEALQTIWGFAKTCNKYITDVKPWDLYKNKKEDELASVIYSLVESIRIIAILIIPYMPSKSAEILAQLNVPSEKITLKDAKWGGLKSGTEVKKGNVLFRKMELTQDPFEKLDLRVAKILDVKEHPDAEKLYVVQIDVGGEKSSHSALQNSKLFDSSSQKRQLVAGLREYYQKEELAGKKVAFVYNLKPAKIRGIESQGMILAADDGKTLSVLSAEKSEPGASVFAEGIVKKPAQEVSFDDFQKLEILIDADGFARYKEKKLRTQNEEIRTERKVEMGARVR